One window of the Onychostoma macrolepis isolate SWU-2019 chromosome 21, ASM1243209v1, whole genome shotgun sequence genome contains the following:
- the LOC131528314 gene encoding liver-expressed antimicrobial peptide 2-like — protein MMPVTQRLLVLTALLSLLLALQVQTAPIETDWATGLIHRAKRSLLWRWNTLKPVGSGCRDHYECGTNYCRKHTCSFNKAQQA, from the exons ATGATGCCCGTGACCCAGCGTCTGCTCGTCCTGACCGCTCTGCTGTCTCTGCTGCTGGCCTTACAG GTCCAGACGGCACCCATAGAGACTGACTGGGCGACCGGACTGATCCACCGGGCCAAGCGCTCGTTACTCTGGCGATGGAACACTCTGAAACCCGTGGGTTCTGGATGCAGAGATCATTATGAGTGCGGAACCAACTACTGCAG GAAACACACGTGCTCCTTCAATAAAGCTCAACAGGCTTGA